The Chryseolinea soli genome contains a region encoding:
- a CDS encoding cytochrome-c peroxidase, whose translation MMRVLIFFIVVSATVAVEMTLRSTPATRAPALCNTCPPGFELTDNNLCKFRSPYQQYESGLGNEPGVGGLKTALPAVRDGFTPQQIDLGRYLFFDPVLSGDGTVSCATCHQPAKGFSDGLKTSVGLHNTKLKRAAPSLWNVAFYKKFFWDARATSLEEQMTGPLYSPDEMGTTREHLLETLNGIAAYRDMFQEAFPSRATGAIRLGEIYTAITAFESSLISLNSRYDQYAHGYHEALNKAEIEGLNIFRSFVARCAECHTPPLFTNQQVAVIGLAAPEGSTFDPGAQETFHDASLRGAFKVPSLRNIDRTAPYTHAGRFNSLREMIAFYSAGRGHEVPRNEKLHIHWHIWEPKLTDDEMDRLVDFVKTLTDESFMPRAPEILPSGLAIDKNINQKAQLSQTLHTH comes from the coding sequence ATGATGCGTGTTCTGATTTTCTTTATCGTGGTGAGCGCAACCGTGGCGGTGGAAATGACACTCAGGTCAACGCCCGCCACGCGTGCCCCGGCATTGTGCAATACATGCCCGCCCGGTTTTGAATTGACAGACAACAACCTTTGCAAATTCAGGAGCCCCTATCAGCAATACGAATCCGGTCTTGGCAACGAACCCGGCGTGGGTGGATTGAAGACGGCATTGCCCGCGGTGCGCGACGGCTTCACCCCACAGCAAATTGATCTGGGGCGATATCTTTTCTTCGATCCGGTGCTGTCGGGCGACGGCACCGTGTCATGCGCCACGTGCCATCAACCCGCCAAAGGATTTAGCGATGGATTGAAGACCAGTGTGGGCCTTCACAACACAAAGCTCAAACGCGCTGCGCCGAGCTTGTGGAACGTTGCGTTTTATAAAAAATTCTTTTGGGACGCCCGCGCCACATCACTGGAAGAACAAATGACAGGTCCGCTCTATTCACCTGACGAAATGGGAACAACGCGTGAACACCTGTTAGAAACGCTGAACGGTATTGCGGCCTATCGCGATATGTTTCAAGAGGCTTTTCCCTCGCGTGCAACCGGCGCGATCCGGCTCGGTGAGATCTATACGGCCATCACCGCATTTGAATCCTCGCTCATCTCGCTCAACAGTCGCTATGATCAATACGCCCATGGCTACCACGAAGCCTTGAACAAAGCAGAGATCGAGGGGCTGAATATTTTCAGGTCGTTTGTGGCGCGATGTGCCGAGTGTCATACACCACCGTTGTTCACCAACCAACAGGTGGCCGTGATCGGGCTGGCGGCGCCCGAGGGCAGCACGTTCGATCCCGGCGCCCAGGAAACTTTTCACGACGCGTCGCTGCGCGGTGCTTTTAAAGTACCCAGTCTCCGGAACATCGATCGCACGGCGCCCTACACGCATGCCGGCCGGTTCAATTCCCTTCGGGAGATGATCGCTTTCTATTCGGCGGGCCGCGGGCATGAAGTTCCCCGGAATGAAAAGCTGCACATCCACTGGCACATTTGGGAACCCAAGCTCACGGACGATGAAATGGACCGGCTCGTCGATTTTGTAAAGACCCTGACCGACGAAAGTTTTATGCCCCGCGCTCCGGAGATACTTCCGTCGGGCCTGGCGATCGACAAAAACATAAATCAAAAAGCACAATTGTCTCAAACTCTGCATACGCATTAA
- a CDS encoding c-type cytochrome, translated as MAGRYCFFYLVWVVAFWSCASKESRKDIPQLAVAQPLEGDPQVGKALYATCKTCHGEGAQGNKKLKAPALVNTDDWYLYRQLMNFHDGVRGALPADTLGFQMAAMARTLKDSVAVTHVVAYIKTLPQFVLPPVIKGDVKKGERTYQSICGSCHGPGARGNEKMNAPRLNGLDDWYLKNQIAKFKNAIRGAHPADRFGAQMVPMAALLADEHAVNDVIAYIRSTTQPKE; from the coding sequence ATGGCAGGAAGGTATTGTTTTTTTTATCTCGTTTGGGTGGTGGCCTTTTGGAGCTGTGCTTCAAAAGAAAGCCGAAAAGACATCCCGCAATTGGCTGTTGCACAACCCTTGGAAGGAGATCCGCAAGTCGGGAAGGCGCTCTATGCAACCTGCAAAACCTGCCATGGCGAGGGTGCACAGGGCAACAAAAAATTGAAGGCGCCCGCGCTGGTGAACACCGACGACTGGTACCTCTATCGCCAGTTGATGAATTTTCACGACGGCGTTCGCGGCGCCCTGCCGGCCGATACCTTGGGCTTTCAAATGGCGGCGATGGCCAGGACATTGAAAGACTCGGTCGCCGTGACACACGTGGTGGCCTACATTAAAACGTTGCCCCAATTTGTATTACCCCCTGTCATTAAAGGCGACGTCAAAAAGGGGGAGCGAACCTATCAAAGCATTTGTGGCTCATGTCACGGACCCGGCGCCCGCGGCAACGAAAAAATGAACGCGCCCCGCCTCAATGGTCTCGACGATTGGTATCTGAAAAACCAGATCGCCAAATTCAAAAACGCCATTCGTGGCGCACATCCTGCCGATAGGTTCGGCGCGCAAATGGTGCCCATGGCGGCCTTGCTTGCCGACGAGCACGCCGTGAACGATGTGATTGCCTACATCCGATCAACCACACAACCGAAGGAATGA
- a CDS encoding LytR/AlgR family response regulator transcription factor: protein MNQWFNTAETPLFVIFTFFSAAGMAALALSQFVIRSLFRVKLTTRIGFFAWLLVEFFFISMAMHTVNIILLHLSFINLPEYLETLKYTLMVLVLPYFLAILLLFVQKQLATVEELTFKVNQSQSSESVTINDENGKIVVRMPVGNILYFKSEDNYIFLYYKSDHEVKKELIRNTLKKLEQDLNLPNFIRIHRSYMINTQNLVSILRTSQGYRVKMGASPDQVLVVSATYQRAFEDRVVQPGA from the coding sequence ATGAACCAGTGGTTCAATACCGCGGAGACTCCGTTGTTTGTCATTTTTACGTTTTTCTCTGCCGCGGGCATGGCGGCGCTGGCGTTGTCGCAGTTTGTGATCCGTTCGTTGTTCCGGGTGAAGCTGACCACCCGCATCGGTTTTTTTGCGTGGCTCCTGGTGGAGTTCTTTTTTATTTCCATGGCCATGCACACCGTCAACATCATCTTGCTCCATTTATCCTTCATCAATCTTCCTGAATACCTGGAGACCCTGAAGTATACCTTAATGGTGCTGGTCTTGCCCTACTTTCTGGCCATCCTGTTGCTGTTTGTGCAGAAACAACTCGCTACGGTCGAGGAGCTGACCTTCAAAGTGAACCAGTCACAATCGTCCGAAAGCGTTACGATCAACGATGAAAATGGAAAAATTGTGGTGCGCATGCCGGTGGGGAACATCCTTTATTTTAAATCGGAAGACAACTATATTTTTTTGTACTACAAAAGCGATCACGAGGTGAAAAAGGAATTGATCCGCAACACCCTCAAAAAGCTGGAGCAGGACTTGAATCTCCCGAATTTTATCCGGATTCATCGTTCGTATATGATCAATACCCAAAATTTGGTTTCGATCCTGAGAACATCACAAGGCTACCGGGTGAAGATGGGCGCCTCGCCCGACCAGGTCCTTGTCGTGTCGGCCACCTACCAGCGGGCATTCGAAGACCGCGTGGTTCAGCCCGGCGCCTGA
- a CDS encoding aldo/keto reductase encodes MEYRLLGRSGLRVPVLSLGTATFGGTTEFFKRWGQTDVREASRLIDLSLEHGLNFFDTANVYSQGASEEILGAALKGRRQRAIISTKATFSMGDGPNDAGASRYHILREVDASLKRLGTDFIDLYFIHGFDPMTPMEETLRALDDLVRSGKVRYIGCSNFAAWQLMKALAVSEKHHLNSYSVYQGYYSIVGRDYEGELQPLAEDQGIGLMVWSGLGWGRLTGKIRRGQPLPEGRIKSGGTAGGPGVDDALLYDTIDVLEALAAETGKSIPQLALNWLLQKKTVCNIVVGARNEAQLLENLGAVGWNLTTEQVARIDAVSVQKPAYPHWVGMR; translated from the coding sequence ATGGAATATCGATTGTTAGGAAGATCAGGACTCCGCGTGCCGGTGCTCAGCTTAGGTACGGCGACGTTTGGAGGCACGACAGAATTTTTTAAGCGCTGGGGACAGACGGATGTGCGTGAAGCATCGCGGCTGATCGATCTTAGCCTCGAGCATGGGCTCAATTTCTTTGACACGGCAAATGTGTATTCGCAGGGTGCTTCGGAGGAGATCCTCGGGGCGGCTTTGAAAGGGAGACGTCAGCGGGCGATCATTTCCACGAAGGCGACGTTTTCCATGGGAGACGGTCCCAATGATGCCGGTGCATCGCGGTACCACATTCTCCGTGAAGTCGACGCGAGCCTGAAGCGGCTCGGAACAGACTTTATCGATCTTTATTTTATTCATGGTTTCGATCCCATGACGCCCATGGAAGAAACCCTCCGCGCGCTGGACGACCTGGTGCGTTCCGGTAAAGTGCGTTATATCGGCTGTTCCAATTTTGCGGCGTGGCAGTTGATGAAAGCATTGGCGGTTTCGGAAAAACATCACCTTAATTCGTATAGCGTTTACCAGGGGTATTACTCGATCGTGGGGCGCGACTATGAAGGGGAGCTGCAGCCGCTTGCCGAAGACCAGGGAATCGGATTGATGGTATGGAGCGGGCTTGGCTGGGGCCGGCTCACGGGAAAAATACGCCGCGGACAGCCTTTGCCCGAGGGACGGATAAAATCCGGCGGAACGGCGGGTGGCCCTGGCGTGGACGATGCACTACTCTATGACACCATCGACGTACTCGAAGCGCTGGCGGCCGAAACCGGAAAGAGCATTCCACAATTGGCGCTCAACTGGCTGCTCCAAAAGAAAACGGTTTGCAACATCGTCGTCGGTGCGCGCAATGAAGCACAGCTTTTGGAAAATCTGGGAGCCGTAGGATGGAATCTCACCACGGAACAAGTGGCACGCATCGATGCGGTGAGCGTTCAGAAACCGGCGTACCCGCATTGGGTTGGGATGCGGTGA
- a CDS encoding helix-turn-helix domain-containing protein: MAGKRTSTRIPLLKSDGYRSVYFKHPPVLEPLASPAASLQHFEIHNRCIWKNTAAAHRLDFYLVFLVIAGEGTHRMGLHEHDLHKNMLCFVGPNVISSWDWTGNDHRGYFCSFSDDFFNTGRNDKQFLSQLPFFQIDGHAVLELSDEQTSQYATLFQFMENEYAQRGAYSDEVLRSCLHALVYKAHSEYPPQRSTQAPGDRSGLRLLQAFTELYSRDFEPIQQGKIIRVRKVSDYAEALGVSQNHLNDTVRALTGHSAGQLVRIRLVKQATMCLMHSSKTVSEIAYLLGYEDPSYFARFYKSQTGKAPSEVVKNA; the protein is encoded by the coding sequence ATGGCCGGAAAAAGAACCTCCACGCGCATTCCCCTGCTGAAAAGCGATGGCTATCGCAGCGTATATTTCAAGCACCCTCCCGTACTGGAACCTTTGGCGAGCCCGGCAGCGTCGCTGCAGCATTTTGAGATCCACAACCGGTGCATCTGGAAAAATACGGCCGCTGCCCATCGTCTTGATTTTTACCTGGTGTTCCTGGTCATCGCCGGGGAGGGCACACACCGCATGGGACTTCATGAGCACGATCTCCACAAAAATATGCTTTGCTTTGTCGGGCCCAACGTGATCAGTTCGTGGGACTGGACGGGCAACGACCACCGCGGCTACTTCTGTTCTTTTTCCGATGACTTCTTTAACACGGGCCGGAACGACAAACAATTCCTGTCGCAGCTTCCCTTCTTCCAGATCGATGGCCACGCCGTGCTCGAGCTTTCCGACGAACAGACCAGCCAATATGCCACGCTGTTTCAATTCATGGAGAATGAATATGCGCAACGCGGTGCGTATAGCGACGAAGTCCTGCGCAGTTGCCTCCATGCATTGGTGTACAAAGCCCATTCAGAATATCCACCCCAACGCTCCACGCAAGCCCCAGGCGACCGTTCCGGCCTCCGGTTGTTGCAAGCGTTCACAGAACTGTACAGCCGCGACTTCGAACCGATCCAGCAGGGGAAGATCATCCGCGTACGGAAAGTATCGGACTATGCCGAGGCGCTCGGTGTATCGCAAAATCATTTGAACGATACGGTCCGTGCGTTGACCGGGCATTCGGCGGGGCAACTCGTGCGGATCCGGCTCGTCAAACAAGCCACGATGTGTCTGATGCATTCGAGTAAAACCGTGAGTGAGATCGCTTACCTGCTGGGCTATGAAGATCCTTCCTACTTCGCGCGGTTCTATAAAAGCCAGACGGGGAAAGCGCCCTCGGAGGTAGTGAAAAATGCCTGA
- a CDS encoding alpha/beta fold hydrolase translates to MRVIVVTAVLIFINSSTTPVHAQPYPAGFKTISAYDSSRTYKPNSPLSDKLHFRPVDIDLWYPADVASSDTTATFHDLVHLFEKRSNFYDDTKRYDGLTNELLQYICAGLDCKDYNILKKARTHSYVNAKPVTQSFPLILYLAGFNGMSYENYLLFESLAKNGFVVASVSSIGAYPGNMTIDSLGVYEQVNDANFVIDHLTKTHVLSNNIGLIGYSWGGLASAILAMTEPNKIKAIVSLDGSEQFVSGNPEEDEKLNRIREGSFFKPEAIRASFLYLDSDIVEVDDSPDSSYNIADHILGDKCYLKIKHSKHEDFSSLSVMTSEDRIHSPYDVIQGLTVNYLLDKLKGSDSFYKKIPTEEVTEHFSQPLLAKGGKSTEKMLLNGIVQDQTTHLPLPYVNIGILNKDKGTTSNLKGEFQLHLLDSNLHDTLRISMIGYEPREIYLKDVFQTQKKLNIHLREETVELKEIGIIDKKLITKVLGNKTESKFFGGKFASSDLGSELAIRIKIKNIPTYLENFSFNISYNTADTATFRVNIYDIRNGLPCKNILTRDIIARVNNRTDRIDINLSDYNIVVNDDFFIGLQWLEGRHSSAVVFSSGFANKGTYYRKASQARWKKYPMGVGFNVTAKY, encoded by the coding sequence ATGAGAGTAATTGTAGTAACCGCTGTATTGATCTTCATAAACTCCTCTACCACACCTGTACACGCACAACCCTATCCGGCAGGTTTTAAAACCATTAGCGCCTACGATTCAAGCAGGACGTACAAACCAAATTCCCCGCTATCGGACAAACTGCATTTCAGGCCCGTGGACATTGACCTGTGGTACCCAGCCGACGTTGCCTCCTCCGATACCACCGCGACCTTTCACGACCTAGTGCATTTATTCGAGAAAAGAAGCAATTTCTATGACGACACAAAGCGTTACGACGGATTGACGAACGAACTGCTTCAATACATTTGTGCCGGCTTAGATTGCAAGGATTACAATATCCTGAAAAAAGCGCGGACCCATAGTTATGTGAATGCAAAACCAGTTACACAGTCATTCCCGTTAATTCTTTACTTAGCCGGGTTTAACGGCATGAGCTATGAGAACTATCTGCTATTCGAGTCTTTGGCAAAGAATGGCTTCGTTGTCGCATCGGTCAGTTCGATTGGTGCCTACCCAGGTAATATGACCATCGATTCTCTGGGCGTTTACGAACAAGTAAACGATGCGAACTTTGTCATAGATCATCTGACAAAAACCCATGTCCTCTCCAACAACATTGGTTTGATCGGGTATAGCTGGGGCGGCCTGGCTTCCGCCATTCTGGCTATGACCGAACCCAATAAGATCAAGGCGATTGTTTCTCTTGACGGGTCTGAACAATTTGTGTCTGGCAACCCTGAAGAAGATGAAAAGCTGAATCGCATCCGTGAAGGGAGCTTCTTTAAACCGGAAGCCATCCGTGCATCCTTCCTTTATCTGGATAGCGATATTGTCGAAGTGGATGATTCCCCTGATTCGAGCTACAACATAGCTGATCACATTTTAGGTGATAAATGCTATCTGAAGATAAAGCACTCAAAACACGAAGATTTTTCAAGCTTAAGCGTCATGACCTCGGAAGATCGGATCCACTCACCCTACGATGTCATTCAAGGCTTGACCGTTAATTATCTGCTTGACAAACTTAAAGGAAGTGATTCTTTTTATAAAAAAATCCCAACCGAAGAAGTGACGGAACATTTCTCACAACCACTTTTAGCCAAAGGTGGGAAGTCCACAGAGAAAATGTTACTGAATGGGATTGTGCAGGATCAAACTACCCATTTGCCATTGCCCTATGTGAACATCGGAATTCTCAACAAGGATAAAGGCACAACGTCCAATCTTAAGGGTGAATTTCAACTTCATTTGCTTGACTCCAACCTCCACGATACCCTTAGAATATCGATGATAGGGTATGAACCCCGGGAAATTTATCTAAAAGACGTTTTTCAAACGCAAAAAAAATTAAACATTCATCTACGAGAAGAAACAGTTGAATTAAAAGAGATCGGGATCATCGATAAAAAACTCATCACGAAGGTATTGGGCAACAAAACCGAATCTAAATTCTTCGGTGGCAAATTTGCGTCCAGCGATCTGGGGAGTGAGCTTGCCATACGAATAAAGATCAAAAACATTCCGACGTATCTCGAAAATTTTAGCTTTAATATATCGTACAATACCGCTGACACAGCCACGTTCAGGGTCAATATTTATGACATACGAAATGGGCTTCCTTGCAAAAACATTCTAACACGTGACATTATTGCAAGGGTAAACAATCGAACGGATAGGATCGATATTAATTTGTCAGACTATAACATCGTGGTGAATGACGATTTTTTTATCGGATTGCAATGGCTGGAGGGACGCCATAGTTCAGCCGTCGTATTTTCATCAGGGTTTGCCAATAAGGGGACCTACTACCGCAAAGCAAGCCAAGCCCGGTGGAAGAAGTACCCGATGGGTGTTGGGTTCAATGTTACCGCGAAATATTAA
- a CDS encoding nuclear transport factor 2 family protein has product MKTTIIPGLIFGLGLLCACQKNKPTDDPEKLTSVLLAYFDGITHKDYKKMTESTTDDFVLYEMGRVWNNDSVFREMKKFPYTVAYKFDNFKINIDRMSGHMTYYNHADFAFDSTKQRFDWIESAAFRKTEDG; this is encoded by the coding sequence ATGAAAACTACCATCATACCCGGACTGATTTTCGGGCTTGGACTCCTTTGCGCCTGCCAGAAAAACAAACCCACCGACGACCCCGAAAAATTAACAAGCGTTCTGCTCGCTTATTTCGACGGCATCACCCATAAGGACTATAAAAAAATGACCGAGTCTACGACCGATGACTTCGTTCTTTATGAAATGGGAAGGGTCTGGAACAACGACAGCGTGTTCCGGGAAATGAAAAAATTTCCTTATACCGTAGCGTACAAGTTCGACAACTTCAAAATAAATATCGATCGCATGTCGGGCCACATGACATATTACAATCATGCCGATTTTGCATTCGACAGCACAAAACAGCGTTTCGATTGGATCGAGAGTGCGGCGTTCAGAAAAACGGAAGATGGATGA
- a CDS encoding winged helix-turn-helix transcriptional regulator — MKNNKLEIQPVMDALEVIGGKWKFPILYSLCSGKKRFKDLLEDIGKITPKMLSLELKDLEINGLVTRTAIATVPVTVEYEMTKYGTTLEPVLRHIQDWGKKHRARILKGSTVLN, encoded by the coding sequence ATGAAGAACAATAAGCTTGAAATTCAGCCCGTCATGGACGCGCTGGAGGTGATCGGGGGAAAGTGGAAATTCCCGATCTTATATAGTCTGTGCAGCGGTAAAAAGCGGTTTAAGGATCTGCTGGAAGACATTGGAAAGATCACGCCTAAAATGTTGAGCCTGGAATTAAAGGACTTGGAGATTAACGGTTTAGTGACCCGAACGGCGATTGCCACCGTGCCGGTGACCGTTGAGTATGAAATGACTAAATATGGTACAACGCTTGAACCTGTGCTTCGTCACATTCAGGATTGGGGCAAAAAGCACAGGGCAAGGATACTAAAGGGAAGTACGGTTTTGAACTGA
- a CDS encoding isochorismatase family protein: protein MSTTRFTAENTALLLIDHQVGTMKLIKNMPLEEVQKKTLALAKMAKILQIPVILTSSQEYAAQGPLLPELAEVLPDAFEKRIKREGIVNCWEHKAFRDAVLATGKKNLIMAGVTTDVCLVFPAISAVEEGFHVQAVMDASGSPFNLSEDLSQKRMADAGVVLTATNTLMAELAQDWSRPEGGALLGILFTEVLPSMA from the coding sequence ATGAGCACCACAAGATTCACGGCAGAAAACACCGCACTGCTCCTCATTGACCACCAGGTGGGTACAATGAAACTGATCAAAAACATGCCTTTGGAAGAAGTGCAAAAGAAAACATTGGCTTTGGCAAAAATGGCAAAGATCCTGCAGATACCGGTCATCCTCACCAGCAGCCAGGAGTACGCGGCGCAAGGTCCGTTGCTGCCCGAGTTGGCCGAAGTTTTGCCCGATGCCTTTGAGAAAAGGATTAAAAGAGAAGGCATCGTCAATTGCTGGGAACACAAAGCGTTTCGCGATGCCGTGCTCGCCACGGGAAAGAAAAACTTGATTATGGCGGGTGTCACCACGGATGTGTGCCTGGTTTTTCCCGCGATCAGTGCCGTCGAAGAAGGTTTTCATGTACAAGCGGTGATGGACGCTTCGGGTTCGCCATTTAACCTTAGTGAAGACCTGAGTCAAAAAAGGATGGCTGATGCAGGTGTAGTGTTAACGGCTACCAACACGTTGATGGCTGAACTTGCACAAGATTGGTCAAGGCCTGAAGGCGGAGCATTATTGGGCATTTTGTTTACAGAAGTTTTACCCTCCATGGCCTAA
- a CDS encoding pirin family protein — protein MLIINKASERQTAGHGNFSIKIIIPGANADHSDLGFYNLGRFDDAHLKPGAFIAMHPHKNDEILTLMRSGTMLHKDSTGKEVAVTPQNIMMMNAGSGIYHEESIPTEKYKEDVRLLQIFIRPEIENNPPQVQFANAGELVLNHWRLVAGLKSSHAPLEIKSNILVYDLDLENAKISLPEPYFKNTVYFVYVFEGEINFSKTVLGKGDSIILDGEALDLQASTKSTAVCFMIDKNARFTKNGMYSGMKRN, from the coding sequence ATGTTGATCATTAACAAAGCCTCTGAAAGACAAACGGCGGGGCACGGAAACTTTAGCATCAAAATCATTATTCCGGGTGCAAATGCAGATCATAGCGATCTGGGTTTTTATAATTTAGGCCGATTTGACGATGCCCATCTAAAGCCCGGCGCTTTCATTGCGATGCACCCTCACAAAAATGATGAAATACTGACGTTGATGCGTAGCGGTACCATGCTGCACAAAGACAGCACCGGCAAGGAAGTTGCCGTAACGCCACAAAACATCATGATGATGAATGCCGGAAGTGGGATCTATCATGAAGAAAGTATTCCCACCGAAAAATATAAAGAAGATGTACGGTTGCTCCAGATCTTTATCCGCCCTGAAATTGAGAACAACCCGCCGCAAGTGCAGTTTGCCAATGCGGGTGAACTGGTTCTTAATCATTGGCGGTTAGTGGCGGGTTTAAAAAGCAGCCATGCGCCACTTGAAATCAAAAGCAATATATTGGTGTATGATCTCGATCTTGAAAATGCCAAGATAAGTTTACCCGAACCCTATTTCAAAAACACTGTCTATTTTGTTTATGTATTTGAAGGTGAAATAAATTTTTCAAAGACAGTATTGGGAAAGGGAGACAGCATCATACTCGATGGCGAAGCCCTCGACTTGCAGGCAAGCACCAAAAGTACGGCTGTTTGTTTTATGATAGACAAGAATGCCCGTTTTACAAAAAACGGCATGTATAGCGGGATGAAAAGAAATTAG
- a CDS encoding cupin domain-containing protein: MKEKVIRRDEGHPLNCLGDHQLIKLTGKDTNGQFTTIYLDNPPNTLVPFHVHENEDEVYKVIEGEVEFSVGDKTSLLKSGDVIFLPRNIPHTWKVVGTSNAKVHLDIFPAGLENMFEELGKLPVGPPNLLQVAAICGRYNVKFV, translated from the coding sequence ATGAAGGAGAAAGTAATTCGTAGAGACGAAGGACATCCGTTAAACTGCCTGGGAGATCACCAGTTAATAAAACTAACCGGTAAGGACACCAACGGACAGTTCACTACAATTTACCTTGACAATCCACCCAATACACTGGTTCCCTTTCACGTCCACGAAAACGAGGACGAGGTCTATAAAGTCATAGAAGGCGAAGTAGAATTTTCGGTCGGCGACAAAACGAGTTTATTAAAAAGCGGTGATGTGATTTTTTTACCGCGAAATATTCCTCACACCTGGAAGGTAGTTGGAACAAGCAATGCCAAAGTCCATTTGGACATTTTTCCAGCGGGACTTGAAAACATGTTTGAAGAATTGGGAAAGCTTCCCGTAGGGCCTCCAAACCTTCTACAAGTCGCTGCTATTTGCGGGCGCTATAACGTCAAATTTGTGTAG